A single genomic interval of Phaeodactylum tricornutum CCAP 1055/1 chromosome 5, whole genome shotgun sequence harbors:
- a CDS encoding predicted protein, with protein MARPAEKARAMMNKWVAMRDAGNANPATNRNRRKRPYLASECEHLADAERFRSQIVREISEGIAKIQNPGQGEHAIRELNDDINHKMREKYHWNKRIKELGGLDFNHIEKQRQIEEGDTQVHSGYRYFGAAKDLPGVKELLAKEAAKRLKGNRTDAYKNVTPDYYGWRDEEDGVLLELEALATKQNDQQFKRYKIGEATEDIQTSDKVLDYLHITPQEQIDEILLEYRKKALREKLFL; from the coding sequence ATGGCTCGTCCCGCGGAAAAGGCTCGCGCCATGATGAATAAGTGGGTCGCCATGCGCGATGCGGGTAACGCGAATCCGGCAACGAACCGGAACCGACGCAAACGTCCCTACCTCGCTTCGGAGTGTGAGCACCTGGCCGATGCCGAACGATTTCGGAGTCAAATCGTTCGGGAAATATCGGAAGGCATTGCCAAAATCCAAAACCCCGGACAGGGAGAACACGCGATCCGCGAACTCAACGATGACATCAATCACAAAATGCGCGAGAAGTACCACTGGAATAAGCGTATCAAAGAGCTCGGCGGTTTGGATTTCAATCATATCGAGAAACAACGTCAAATTGAAGAAGGTGATACGCAGGTACACTCGGGGTACCGCTATTTCGGGGCGGCGAAAGATTTGCCCGGTGTCAAAGAATTGTTGGCCAAGGAAGCTGCCAAACGGTTGAAGGGAAATAGAACGGACGCGTACAAGAATGTTACACCCGACTACTACGGATGGAGAGACGAAGAGGACGGGGTCTTGTTGGAACTGGAAGCACTAGCTACGAAACAAAATGACCAGCAATTCAAGCGTTATAAAATCGGTGAAGCGACCGAAGATATTCAAACGTCAGACAAAGTCCTCGACTATCTCCATATCACGCCACAGGAGCAGATCGATGAGATTCTCTTGGAATATAGAAAGAAAGCTCTGAGGGAAAAGCTTTTCTTGTGA
- a CDS encoding predicted protein: MSSYTDRRDYTSGGHRGGGGGYRGSGGYGGGGARGGGRGGGYRGGRGGYHRGGRQAHTGTSPYSRHSGGTTNGGPRRSGNRFAVESTRRDPQQELLRNLLVLLHQVGDLQSTNRNNNNNNNSNSNDNTSPVRTIVTTQKQNIQGLTQVLCGNNPELFLQHEAEDSPANIQYAEQLAGPLAAGLVHAIMAAPLQTPCYVGLTLAVHVTAHARDATLFGGFASRCVRYATRAMARDLDALLLDSDPNSSTSSTTHSGIGDSGSGSTTTRQSRVPSHRLVVRVRMLLRYLVLLARAGILQLDHDTAYAVTGPAHSNPVSVLGLLQTMVQAARQAKERDGNQSVAVVLASLVLSTVPYLATLLPSETVRQTLVQPLEASVQSYRSTFAPGFGCTAILLREEQIEDIGASIEEEDDEEEDDDEEEEGSGQVCDNFQDLMRTVQYWVKQEDTTVASRLALFRDAPWEGLEAKVSSLTSTTLDASEIEESAHTPLVYTETPLTIPIFTDCQSLSALVGGLHSAPEDDSLFWAEIDLDGIFVGRLPIFGPPPEVADNDDDEDDDQDMEAAAPVNERLQAYRSGYGMVDRYFIHEAIRDCLTSHESYVTDTGVEIGNAKTAAEQVWSIIQMVTGDSTNGLEYAVLEAIFSLIVQSNAVSSFRFVYLSRVLLELTRLEPAIMSPAIAIAVSTLFQDYMPTLVPMARYNLSRWFAFHLVNTDYQWPAAYWKHWEPFVQYGWKNSRGAFVKGALAILLENESDAGMLVKECLPKNSLLVDHLLPGLTTSALPDDSALASFAKDVSSRIWDNREDEHSLLQYIVGDELSESVTTDLAGLPVGERTWWRTHAVARALLSVTKQEHTYLALSIAQERTANEDAMDATIEAPADILSLLLDALVQYTPLLLGVLAKDLDGQASADAAPVQGELHVLQEISNHVLYSRTTLDAVVSSLLHHKVVSPDAVVRWSLGDMGQETPGVLAIHWWDMSTMAIHYGLTNLFAVTPASNQGEMQVEDNQDESPTMKNARLFLEPIIELIWLKASSVWFGKQKAADAAIAFAVASLPELLRSSSKHSATKVFELCKRLSERKATASKFKDDSSLPKSVRIRPSPHGSRAAMKTAEFTEAAQSIQELHRTYRLGMKAQFLKLVNLEVKVLRDELSTLFA; this comes from the exons ATGAGTTCCTATACGGATCGACGTGACTACACGTCGGGTGGTCATCGTGGAGGTGGCGGGGGATACCGCGGTTCTGGTGGATACGGGGGCGGTGGTGCACGGGGTGGAGGACGCGGTGGTGGGTATCGCGGAGGACGGGGTGGATATCACCGTGGAGGACGTCAGGCCCATACCGGAACATCTCCCTACTCGCGTCACAGTGGCGGGACTACGAACGGTGGACCCCGACGCTCCGGAAATCGTTTCGCCGTGGAATCCACGCGGCGAGATCCTCAGCAAGAACTCTTACGCAATCTACTCGTCCTTTTGCATCAAGTAGGAGATCTGCAGTCCACGaatcgcaacaacaacaacaacaacaacagtaacagtaacgACAATACCTCCCCGGTGCGTACAATAGTCACAACGCAGAAGCAAAACATTCAAGGATTGACGCAAGTCTTGTGTGGCAACAATCCCGAACTCTTTCTCCAACACGAGGCCGAAGACAGTCCCGCAAACATTCAGTACGCGGAGCAATTGGCCGGACCGTTGGCGGCGGGATTGGTCCACGCTATTATGGCGGCGCCACTGCAAACACCCTGCTACGTGGGGTTGACTCTGGCGGTTCACGTCACGGCGCACGCCCGGGACGCAACCTTGTTTGGTGGATTCGCATCCCGCTGTGTCCGCTACGCCACCAGGGCCATGGCCCGTGATCTCGACGCTCTGCTGCTAGATTCGGACCCGAATAGCAGTACTAGTAGCACTACTCATAGCGGTATTGGAGACAGTGGCAGCGGTAGTACTACTACTCGACAGTCCCGCGTCCCATCCCATCGATTGGTGGTTCGGGTGCGTATGTTGCTCCGCTACCTGGTTCTACTGGCACGCGCGGGTATTCTGCAACTCGACCACGATACCGCATACGCCGTCACGGGCCCCGCACACTCCAACCCGGTCAGTGTCTTGGGGCTGTTACAAACAATGGTACAGGCGGCACGGCAAGCCAAGGAGCGTGACGGCAACCAGTCCGTGGCCGTAGTCTTGGCGTCGCTCGTGTTGAGTACGGTACCCTACCTGGCGACCCTTCTTCCTTCCGAGACGGTCCGCCAGACTTTGGTCCAACCATTGGAAGCAAGCGTCCAATCATACCGGTCCACGTTTGCACCAGGCTTTGGTTGTACCGCAATTCTTCTTCGAGAGGAACAAATTGAGGATATTGGGGCTTccattgaagaagaagacgacgaagaggaggatgacgacgaagaagaagagggGTCGGGACAAGTGTGCGACAACTTTCAAGACCTGATGCGGACCGTACAGTACTGGGTAAAGCAAGAGGACACTACCGTTGCGTCACGCCTGGCTCTCTTTCGCGACGCTCCGTGGGAAGGCTTGGAGGCAAAAGTCTCCTCGCTTACTTCCACAACCTTGGACGCCAGCGAGATTGAGGAATCCGCTCACACTCCGTTAGTCTATACGGAGACGCCCTTGACCATTCCAATATTCACGGATTGCCAGTCCCTGTCGGCTTTGGTGGGTGGTCTTCACTCGGCGCCCGAGGACGACAGTCTGTTCTGGGCCGAAATTGATCTCGACGGAATTTTTGTGGGTCGCTTGCCCATTTTCGGACCTCCTCCCGAAGTTGcggacaatgacgacgacgaagacgacgaccaaGACATGGAGGCAGCAGCACCGGTTAACGAACGTCTACAAGCGTATCGCTCCGGATACGGCATGGTGGATCGCTACTTTATACACGAAGCCATCCGCGATTGCTTGACTAGCCACGAAAGTTACGTGACGGATACCGGTGTCGAAATTGGCAACGCCAAGACGGCTGCGGAGCAGGTGTGGTCTATCATTCAAATGGTGACGGGTGACAGCACCAACGGGTTGGAATATGCAGTTCTGGAAGCGATCTTTTCCTTAATTGTACAATCAAATGCGGTCTCATCGTTCCGTTTTGTATACCTTTCGCGTGTGTTATTGGAACTAACGAGGCTGGAACCCGCCATCATGTCGCCCGCCATTGCCATTGCGGTCTCGACTTTATTTCAGGACTACATGCCAACTCTGGTCCCCATGGCACGATACAATCTGAGTCGATGGTTCGCCTTTCACTTGGTTAACACCGATTACCAGTGGCCCGCAGCGTACTGGAAACATTGGGAACCCTTTGTGCAGTACGGTTGGAAGAATAGTCGCGGAGCTTTTGTGAAGGGTGCACTGGCAATTCTGCTggaaaacgaaagcgatgcGGGTATGTTGGTGAAGGAATGCCTGCCCAAGAACAGCCTTTTGGTCGACCATTTACTTCCCGGGCTCACGACGTCGGCTTTACCAGACGACAGCGCTTTGGCGTCCTTTGCAAAGGATGTCTCTTCACGTATATGGGATAATCGCGAGGACGAACATTCGCTGTTGCAATATATTGTAGGGGACGAACTCTCCGAAAGTGTGACGACCGACTTGGCTGGTCTGCCCGTAGGAGAGAGGACGTGGTGGCGGACACATGCCGTAGCTCGAGCTTTGCTGTCGGTGACCAAGCAAGAGCACACGTATTTGGCCCTATCTATCGCACAAGAGCGTACCGCCAACGAGGACGCAATGGATGCGACCATTGAAGCACCTGCAGACATTTTGTCCTTGCTGCTAGATGCATTGGTGCAGTACACGCCACTCCTGCTGGGAGTTCTCGCCAAAGATCTCGACGGTCAAGCGAGCGCGGATGCTGCTCCGGTTCAGGGCGAGTTACATGTCCTCCAAGAAATATCGAATCATGTATTGTATTCTCGTACCACACTGGATGCAGTTGTGAGTTCCCTGCTTCACCACAAGGTTGTTTCACCCGATGCCGTAGTTCGCTGGTCCTTGGGCGATATGGGACAGGAGACTCCCGGGGTCTTGGCAATTCACTGGTGGGATATGTCAACTATGGCAATACACTACGGGCTCACCAATCTGTTTGCGGTGACACCTGCTTCAAACCAGGGCGAGATGCAAGTCGAAGACAATCAAGACGAAAGCCCGACCATGAAAAATGCACGTTTGTTTCTGGAGCCGATCATCGA GTTGATCTGGTTGAAGGCTTCAAGTGTTTGGTTCGGCAAACAAAAAG CCGCCGACGCCGCCATCGCCTTTGCCGTTGCGTCTCTCCCCGAACTCCTCCGCTCATCGTCTAAGCACAGCGCTACAAAAGTTTTCGAACTCTGCAAGCGCCTCTCCGAACGCAAAGCCACCGCTTCAAAATTCAAAGATGACTCCTCCCTTCCGAAATCGGTGCGGATCCGACCGTCTCCGCACGGTTCGCGGGCAGCCATGAAGACCGCGGAATTTACTGAAGCTGCTCAAAGTATTCAAGAACTTCACCGGACTTACCGCCTTGGGATGAAAGCTCAATTCTTGAAACTTGTCAATCTTGAAGTCAAGGTTCTCCGTGACGAACTGTCAACCCTTTTTGCCTAG
- a CDS encoding predicted protein: MKGETIYDVCIVGAGPAGLACLSAVQEPFTLDTLSDDQVHRALRALPAKKTAHRRVCVVDPNPTFMCGWKRQFDVLQIKFLRSPALAHPDFFDQNALLAYARQHGREDELLESGCARLRSLLPLGQSQIGLWKLPSTQLFQDFCRDLLPTLRHEYRQGTIVDLQSTDGNMFCLTTAVGQQLHARTVILAMGAIGKPVIPAALQKDIPQVHSWMEIDRLEAQWASKFSVDNETVMVVGGGLTAVQAALRLARIPTGGSQRRRRVILSSRRPLVERHFDLGVEWFDRRTATKCVADFYHQPVSERLAQLRESRGGGSVPPIYMAELRKWERQGRIECVVGSIDSAAAQSQASGDARVQVTIESQKYRVDAIVLACGNQPDCLAHSLLLRRIQEQWPVPMQGGFPCVTEDLRWSAACSGLYVVGGLASLNVGPDASNLMGIRRAASIVSYHALACRSWLREAQSPVLANRFHALWSDSESECEFECTCESGDTDSETDDSCMLLVPA; this comes from the coding sequence ATGAAGGGGGAGACGATCTACGACGTTTGTATTGTTGGAGCAGGGCCTGCCGGACTGGCTTGTTTGTCGGCTGTCCAGGAGCCCTTTACTCTGGATACTTTGAGCGACGATCAAGTGCACCGAGCGTTGCGGGCCTTACCCGCAAAGAAAACCGCGCATCGCCGAGTTTGCGTGGTTGATCCAAATCCAACATTTATGTGTGGTTGGAAACGCCAATTCGACGTGCTTCAGATTAAGTTTCTCCGTTCTCCGGCACTGGCGCATCCCGATTTTTTTGACCAGAATGCGCTGTTGGCTTACGCACGACAGCACGGTCGCGAagacgagcttttggaatcGGGTTGTGCTCGTCTGCGTTCATTATTGCCTTTGGGGCAATCGCAGATCGGTTTGTGGAAACTGCCGTCGACGCAACTGTTCCAAGACTTTTGTCGAGACCTGCTGCCCACTCTGCGTCACGAGTACCGGCAAGGAACGATTGTTGACCTACAGTCTACGGATGGCAATATGTTCTGCTTGACCACCGCTGTGGGGCAGCAGCTTCACGCCCGGACCGTGATTCTGGCCATGGGCGCGATTGGCAAGCCCGTCATACCTGCGGCTCTTCAGAAGGACATTCCGCAGGTGCATTCGTGGATGGAGATTGACCGTCTCGAAGCGCAATGGGCGTCCAAATTCTCGGTGGACAACGAAACCGTCATGGTGGTGGGAGGAGGTTTAACCGCGGTGCAAGCGGCATTGCGACTGGCACGCATTCCGACGGGCGGTAgccaacgtcgtcgtcgtgtgaTACTCAGCAGTCGCCGACCACTGGTGGAGCGGCACTTTGATCTGGGAGTCGAATGGTTCGATCGACGGACGGCGACCAAGTGTGTCGCTGACTTTTATCACCAGCCCGTATCGGAACGGTTGGCACAATTGCGAGAGAGTCGCGGAGGAGGAAGCGTGCCACCCATTTACATGGCCGAATTGCGTAAGTGGGAACGACAGGGTCGGATCGAATGCGTGGTGGGCTCTATCGATTCCGCCGCAGCACAAAGTCAGGCGTCCGGAGACGCACGCGTCCAAGTCACGATCGAGTCCCAGAAGTACCGGGTGGACGCCATTGTGCTTGCATGCGGCAATCAACCCGATTGTCTCGCACATTCGCTGCTGCTGCGTCGTATACAGGAACAGTGGCCGGTGCCCATGCAGGGTGGCTTCCCGTGCGTAACGGAAGATTTGCGATGGAGCGCCGCTTGTTCCGGTTTGTACGTAGTGGGTGGCTTGGCGAGTCTGAACGTGGGACCCGACGCGTCCAATTTGATGGGCATTCGACGAGCGGCGTCCATTGTCTCGTACCACGCACTGGCGTGTCGTAGTTGGTTGCGTGAAGCTCAGTCACCGGTCCTGGCCAACCGATTCCACGCACTGTGGTCGGACAGTGAGAGTGAGTGCGAGTTCGAATGCACGTGTGAGAGTGGTGATACCGACAGTGAAACCGACGATTCCTGCATGTTGTTGGTTCCTGCATAG
- a CDS encoding predicted protein, translating into MADWYKASLGDIPVDEVHKAKKDEIRFCSRRSPVLCRHACVTTSQPLATSIGVDFLRRHANAADTAVAVAAALAVTEPCSTGLGGDMFCLYFDAATKEVMCVNGSGASPADLSLDLLKKTYPDGLGGVNEAMFRDSPHAVTVPGAARGWEDLLSKHGSGKFTLAQLLEPSAVLAEEGFPVGPVTSYHWKAGIPQIRKWLLENESVPLTINGRDGPEPGDLIYNPDLARVLRNLGKQGSSLGFYRGNPGQAIVDIIQKHGGTMTLQDLAMHKSDFPEALSVEYRGCKLWQHPPNGQGVAGQIALAGVDCLEQTGKCPTITPETIGNADSYHVMMEMMRLGFADARAYVADPASMKVDNKFLLNTDRIGSRAEQLFNPEKAAIAGLPDASNCTVSFQVVDEAGNAISFVNSNFMGFGTGLVPEGCGFTLQNRGFGFNLQEGHPNQVGASKRPYHTIIPGVLTHSDTSELYATISNMGGNMQPQGHMQLTIDMLAGGMDPQQAIDMPRFCIADGTQAGVVFMEEGVKEEVLYELKRRGHIIQSNQSGHERSTFGRAQIIKRDRATGVLWAGSDGRADGCAMGF; encoded by the coding sequence ATGGCGGACTGGTACAAAGCCTCGCTCGGCGATATTCCCGTGGACGAAGTACacaaagccaaaaaggatGAAATTAGGTTTTGTTCCCGTCGATCTCCCGTGCTTTGTCGACACGCCTGTGTGACAACCAGTCAACCTCTGGCTACTAGTATCGGTGTTGATTTCTTGAGACGACACGCCAACGCTGCCGATACGGCTGTCGCCGTCGCGGCTGCTTTGGCTGTAACCGAGCCTTGTTCGACTGGATTGGGAGGCGATATGTTTTGTCTTTATTTCGATGCGGCGACGAAAGAAGTGATGTGCGTCAACGGCAGCGGAGCAAGTCCAGCCGATCTTTCTTTGGATCTTCTGAAAAAAACGTATCCAGATGGACTTGGTGGAGTCAACGAAGCTATGTTTCGGGACTCTCCGCATGCCGTAACGGTTCCTGGAGCAGCACGGGGCTGGGAGGACTTGTTGAGCAAACATGGTTCGGGAAAATTCACGCTAGCGCAGCTGTTGGAACCATCCGCGGTTTTGGCGGAGGAAGGTTTTCCGGTAGGGCCCGTAACGTCTTATCACTGGAAAGCGGGCATACCACAGATTCGGAAATGGCTGCTAGAAAATGAATCTGTGCCGCTCACTATCAATGGTCGCGATGGTCCGGAACCGGGCGATTTGATCTATAATCCCGACTTGGCTCGAGTCTTGCGCAATCTTGGCAAGCAAGGTTCCAGCCTAGGATTTTACCGAGGAAATCCGGGACAAGCAATTGTTGATATCATCCAGAAACATGGAGGAACCATGACCTTACAAGATTTGGCGATGCACAAGTCTGACTTCCCGGAAGCCCTGTCGGTGGAATATCGTGGATGTAAGCTTTGGCAACACCCTCCCAATGGACAAGGGGTCGCTGGTCAAATTGCACTGGCCGGTGTCGATTGCCTAGAGCAAACCGGGAAGTGTCCCACGATAACTCCCGAGACGATAGGTAACGCAGATTCCTATCACGTCATGATGGAAATGATGCGATTGGGCTTTGCAGATGCTCGGGCATACGTTGCCGACCCTGCAAGTATGAAGGTGGACAACAAGTTTCTGCTCAATACGGATCGAATCGGTTCGCGTGCCGAACAGTTGTTTAACCCGGAAAAAGCGGCAATTGCGGGACTTCCGGATGCGTCGAATTGTACCGTGAGTTTTCAAGTAGTTGATGAAGCAGGAAACGCCATATCATTCGTGAACAGTAACTTTATGGGCTTTGGGACCGGGCTTGTACCCGAAGGCTGCGGCTTTACACTACAAAATCGAGGATTTGGTTTCAACCTCCAAGAAGGACACCCGAATCAAGTTGGAGCTTCCAAGCGCCCTTACCATACGATCATTCCCGGTGTTTTGACACATTCAGACACTAGTGAGCTGTACGCGACCATTTCCAACATGGGTGGCAATATGCAACCGCAAGGACACATGCAGCTAACGATTGATATGCTTGCCGGAGGCATGGATCCGCAACAGGCGATTGACATGCCACGATTCTGCATAGCGGATGGCACCCAAGCTGGTGTTGTCTTTATGGAGGAGGGTGTGAAGGAAGAAGTCTTATACGAATTGAAACGGCGTGGGCATATAATTCAGTCCAACCAAAGTGGGCACGAAAGAAGCACTTTCGGGCGGGCGCAAATCATCAAACGTGACCGCGCTACGGGAGTTCTATGGGCCGGTTCCGATGGTCGAGCAGATGGGTGTGCTATGGGGTTTTGA
- a CDS encoding predicted protein — translation MSANGTSSRDSETEIASRTSNPNSRTPPSAYPPVTNMSTTALEHKLKTLREQSNQHSQLLTQKLASSQSGQDLLHIGTSLSTLPPDLHSLLTSLHPVLSATEQLEKATLANLEKLVVQVNQIRLETRRSQHAQSLADLYADLVAAERIVATHSRRSKAASYGPTNTNSEEDMDSEDEVSQAAALERAAHVTLCLVEELHSATDTVSSMTQKTKEHTDPAKQALPSLRTPLPPNQEGASFLLQLAPRIRRVESETVTCLSHQMESVLQTLQEQQSNHTYEKGDHDQEDRSQDTILLRLGHCMRGLALLSRGKEVESIFARVAIMPLIRSRVSMGRLDDGGARGECAGLQSLLDEMIASIARVYGPVLNMAESMFRVEDTQWMDVDLLTCGVWIPIATALMADAGIKMAIFSPGIASILQANYVTLDRFLATLSKRLLTEISATSTKETDLRYQPCLTPQRIEQAQNRIYAHAKTAEFSKKWNLPIYYQLRFGECCSRLNKAIDQTRREGWITDVYTGTPETLLRLRNESGFELSLFLELADVLLFLWRPNVILQPLTNRFLRGAVQLIGRTVSFIGDSMDGQIKFGEELVEAEPSSANGEANGGTPPMTHPTRRPYCWGESEQDVAAVAWELTILESMIQHDYVDTICGATTGGEAVLTDTEEGSQLVSEVLNEASGQIKTLVDKAWNESIVSILTTKCCGPLAAVKGVAATYRMTNRPPPTQASPFVSTILRPLNEFNIEFLNRTPDKIGLRWKQRIVVSVSDRYAAAVEELIATVQRTEVALQNRGTRRRAAGGMSDGEKVKLQLLLDYQTYCLSAKDVGVEPDTVIGISKLRDLTLEGEKLFHQSQNGS, via the exons ATGTCTGCCAACGGTACTTCGTCTCGAGATAGCGAGACAGAGATTGCTTCTCGAACGAGCAACCCGAATAGTCGAACGCCCCCTTCGGCGTACCCGCCGGTGACAAACATGTCGACAACGGCGTTGGAACACAAACTCAAAACCCTGCGTGAGCAGTCCAACCAACATTCCCAATTATTGACACAAAAACTCGCGAGTTCACAGTCGGGACAGGATTTGCTCCACATTGGCACGAGTCTCAGTACCTTACCGCCAGATTTGCATTCGCTCTTGACGTCCCTGCACCCCGTGCTCAGCGCCACGGAACAACTCGAAAAGGCGACGCTTGCGAATCTCGAAAAGCTAGTCGTGCAGGTGAACCAAATACGATTGGAAACTCGTCGTTCCCAACACGCACAGTCGCTGGCCGACTTGTACGCCGACCTCGTCGCCGCCGAACGTATCGTCGCGACTCATTCAAGACGCTCCAAAGCAGCCTCGTACGGACCCACGAATACGAATTCTGAAGAAGATATGGACAGCGAGG ACGAAGTCAGCCAAGCGGCGGCTTTGGAACGCGCCGCACACGTTACACTCTGTTTAGTCGAAGAGTTGCATTCCGCAACGGATACCGTTTCGTCCATGACCCAGAAAACCAAAGAACACACCGATCCGGCAAAACAGGCTTTGCCGAGCTTACGAACACCCTTGCCACCGAATCAGGAAGGCGCCTCGTTTTTGTTACAGCTGGCCCCGCGCATTCGTCGGGTGGAATCCGAAACCGTCACTTGTTTGTCGCACCAGATGGAAAGTGTGTTACAGACGTTACAGGAACAGCAATCCAACCACACCTACGAAAAGGGCGATCACGATCAGGAGGATCGCTCGCAGGATACGATTTTGCTCAGGCTTGGACACTGCATGCGAGGACTCGCTCTATTGTCCCGCGGCAAGGAGGTGGAGAGTATCTTTGCCCGCGTCGCGATAATGCCACTTATTCGTTCCCGTGTTTCCATGGGACGTCTCGACGATGGTGGCGCCCGGGGGGAATGTGCCGGTTTGCAAAGTCTCTTGGACGAAATGATTGCGAGTATTGCCCGTGTTTACGGCCCCGTCTTGAACATGGCCGAATCCATGTTTCGAGTAGAAGACACGCAATGGATGGATGTGGACTTGCTTACCTGTGGTGTTTGGATTCCGATTGCGACGGCACTCATGGCGGACGCCGGTATTAAGATGGCCATCTTTTCTCCCGGTATTGCCAGTATCTTGCAAGCTAATTACGTGACTTTGGATCGTTTTCTGGCGACGTTGTCGAAGCGGCTGTTGACCGAAATATCCGCCACTTCAACAAAGGAGACTGATCTTAGGTACCAGCCATGCCTCACCCCGCAGCGAATAGAGCAGGCACAGAATCGAATATATGCACACGCCAAGACGGCCGAGTTTTCGAAAAAATGGAATCTACCTATCTACTACCAATTGCGATTCGGGGAATGTTGTTCCCGTCTCAATAAGGCCATTGATCAGACCCGACGAGAAGGCTGGATTACCGACGTTTACACTGGAACCCCTGAGACTCTACTGAGATTGCGAAACGAATCCGGGTTTGAGCTGTCACTGTTCTTGGAGCTAGCGGATGTACTTCTTTTCCTATGGCGACCCAACGTTATTTTGCAGCCTTTGACGAATCGGTTTCTCCGAGGTGCCGTCCAGCTGATTGGACGAACGGTTTCGTTCATTGGTGATAGTATGGACGGGCAAATCAAGTTTGGCGAGGAACTTGTGGAGGCTGAGCCGTCGTCCGCAAACGGAGAAGCGAATGGCGGTACACCACCAATGACTCATCCGACTCGACGCCCGTACTGCTGGGGCGAAAGCGAACAGGATGTTGCCGCTGTTGCGTGGGAACTGACCATTTTAGAATCCATGATTCAGCACGACTACGTGGACACCATTTGCGGCGCCACGACTGGTGGAGAAGCCGTTTTGACGGACACGGAGGAAGGTTCTCAACTGGTTTCCGAAGTCTTGAACGAGGCGTCAGGCCAAATCAAAACGCTTGTAGACAAAGCTTGGAACGAATCCATTGTGAGTATTTTAACAACCAAATGTTGCGGACCGCTGGCTGCCGTAAAAGGAGTGGCTGCTACGTATCGAATGACGAATCGTCCACCCCCAACGCAGGCCTCTCCCTTTGTATCGACAATTCTAAGGCCTCTAAACGAATTTAACATTGAATTTTTGAACCGCACGCCCGACAAGATTGGTTTACGATGGAAACAGCGCATTGTTGTTTCTGTCTCTGATCGGTACGCTGCGGCCGTGGAAGAGCTAATCGCCACGGTGCAAAGGACGGAAGTCGCGCTGCAAAATCGAGGAACAAGGCGTCGCGCGGCAGGCGGTATGAGCGACGGGGAGAAGGTGAAACTTCAGCTTTTGCTCGATTACCAAACCTACTGTTTGAGTGCAAAGGATGTCGGGGTCGAACCGGACACCGTCATCGGCATATCCAAGCTACGAGATTTAACTTTGGAAGGCGAGAAACTGTTCCATCAAAGTCAAAACGGATCATAG
- the Rab1b gene encoding predicted protein (Rab-type small GTPase, ortholog of T. pseudonana TPS_31756) yields MAPSSSSKQRDYDYLFKLVLIGDSGVGKSCLLLRFADDAFTESYISTIGVDFRFRTVKIDKKTVKLQIWDTAGQERFRTITSAYYRGADGIIMVFDVTSTDSFDHVNDWLKEVNRYAAEGTVKLLVGNKSDRTADRVVTEEQAREFADELGIPFIETSAKSAKNVEEAFLTMAGELIRQRAARSAAAGGGEEKKGIDLQAVKDKSNCC; encoded by the exons ATGGCGCCTAGCAGCTCTTCCAAACAGCGAGACTACGACTACCTCTTCAAGCTCGTCTTAATTGGAGATAGCGGAGTCGGAAAGTCTTGCCTTTTGCTTCGATTTGCG GACGATGCTTTCACTGAGTCGTACATCAGTACAATTGGAGTAGACTTTCGTTTCCGAACAGTCAAAATAGACAAGAAAACAGTAAAGTTGCAGATTTGGGACACTGCCGGTCAGGAACGCTTCCGAACAATCACTTCAGCATACTACCGTGGCGCTGACGGAATTATTATGGTTTTTGACGTGACAAGCACAGATTCGTTTGATCACGTGAATGACTGGTTAAAGGAAGTCAATCGCTACGCAGCGGAAGGTACCGTAAAATTATTGGTCGGCAATAAATCGGATCGAACGGCGGACCGTGTAGTGACAGAGGAGCAAGCGAGAGAATTTGCGGATGAACTGGGTATTCCCTTCATAGAGACGTCAGCTAAATCGGCGAAGAATGTAGAGGAAGCATTTCTGACCATGGCGGGTGAGTTAATTCGGCAACGGGCGGCCCGTAGTGCGGCTGCTGGAGGCGGGGAAGAAAAGAAGGGTATTGACTTGCAAGCTGTGAAGGACAAGTCAAATTGTTGTTAG